Part of the Myxosarcina sp. GI1 genome, TTTAAGCTTGAGCGAAGTTGACGTAGTTAGTATATCTACGCCACCTTTTTTACACTACGAAATGGCAAAGCAGGCACTTGAAGCAGGAAAGCACGTGCTAATAGAAAAGCCAATGGCGATGGACGCTACAGAAGTTAGAGAGCTATATCATTTAGCACGACAACGGAACTTAGTAGCAATGCCCGATTTTGAATTTCGTTACGTTCCTGCCTGGCAACTATTGGCACAACATCTGCAAGATGATTATGTGGGCAAAAAAAGACTGATAAAAATCGATTGGCTAGTTACCAGTCGCGCCAATCCCGATCGCACCTGGAACTGGTATTCCCAAAAAGAAGCTGGCGGTGGTGCATTAGGTGCGGTAGCTTCTCACTCTTTCGACTATATTCACTGGCTGTTTGGCTCTGTCTCGCGGTTAAATGGCTATCTCAACTGCGCCATTCCCGAACGTCCCGACAAATCAGATGACGGCAAAATGAAACCAGTTGATGCCGACGATACCTGTCTGATTATGCTGGAAATGGCTGACGGTACGCCCTGCCAACTGTCGGTTAGCTCTGTAACCTATGGTGGTAGGGGACATTATGTAGAAGTTTACGGTGAAAAAGGAACTTTAGTTTTAGGCAGCGATAATTTAAAAGATTACGTTCATGGTTTTCATCTTTCAGGCGCACCCGCAGGTAAACCATTAAAATCGATAGATATCCCTAAATCTATGGATTTTCCTCAAGTATTTACCGATGGCAGAATTGCACCGTTTATTCGCATCGTAAATCGTTTGGTCGAATCGATCGATTCTGGCAAAACGCTAGTTCCTTCGCTAAAAGAAGGAGTTTACTCTCAACTATTAATGGACTTGACTCATAAATCCCATGCAAGTGGAGGTTGGGTAGACGTACCAGAGTTAGATAGATTTATTGGATGAGAGTGAAGATATTTTGGGTAGCAAGATCGAATAATTAGGATTACCGTACAGCGTAAACTCACACCGATTAAAAATCCCGTGTAACAATTAATAACAGAGCTATAAAAAAGTTAAAGTTAGATTCGGGATGACTACCACTGCGATCGCAAGTACCAATAACCAACTGCTTCCTGGAGGAGATGAGTCTACTGTTTTTGACCCCAAAGAAGCCTGGTATCCAATTTATTATCTAGAAGATCTAGATAAAAGCAAACTAGCAATCTTTACCTTATTAGAAACCAATTTAGTTATTTGGTGGGACAAGTCGGCTAACTCCTGGCGCGTGTTTGAAGATCGTTGTCCTCACCGTCTGGCACCTCTAAGCGAAGGCAGAGTCAACGAACGAGGACTATTAGAATGTCCCTATCACGGTTGGGCGTTTGCGGGTTCGGGAGAATGTAAATTTATTCCCCAACAGCCAGAAACGGAAAAAAGAACAATTTCATCTAGAGCCTGTGCGACTTCTCTGCCAGTTGCGATCGCTCAAGGACTGCTATTTGTCTATCCAGGCACTCCCGAACGAGCTGAAAAGACTCCAGTTCCCATCGTACCGCCTCTAGAAGAAGCTGCCGATGAATGGGTATGTCTGGATACTTTTAGAGATTTACCCTATGACGCGCTGACTTTACTGGAAAACGTTATCGATGCCAGTCATATTCCCTTTACCCACCATAAAACCGTCAGCGATCGCGCTAATGCTGCGGCGATAGACTTAAAGATAACTGAATCTGGCAAACATGGTTTTAGGGGTGTCTGGGAAGAAGGACCCCGTAAAGGCACTTTAGGAACGCAGTACACTACCTTTGTCGCTCCAGGTTTGATGTGGCACGATCTGACTTCCAAAAAATTTGGTAGAACGATGACGGTAGTTTACGCTACTCCTATCAGTAAAGGTAAGTGTCGTTTATTCGCTCGTTTTCCCTTTAAGTTTGCTTCGCCTTTTCCCCGCTTTTTTATTAAATTATCTCCGCGTTGGTATTCTCATCTCAACCAAAATGGCGTATTAGAAGACGATCAGATTTTTCTGCACTATCAAGAACGCTATTTGGCAGCATCGGGAGGTAGCGATAACTTTGCCAAGGCGTTTTATCTACCGACTAAAGCCGATTTATACGTTTCCGAACTCCGCCAATGGGTTAATTATTATCATGCCGATCCTTTTCCCGATGCTCAGTTTTCTGCTCCCCTATCTAAAGAACAACTATTAGATCGTTTTTCATCTCATACAGCCAGTTGCGTTAGTTGTCGTCAGGCACTAAAAAACATTCACAAGTTGAGAACTATAGCTGCGGCTGTGGCAATATTAATTTGGGCTATTATACCGTTATCTTTGGTATCACTGGAATCTATACCAGTTTGGAGTGCGATCGGTCTAACATCGCTCGTACTATTTTCTAGCTTTACCTGGTGGAGACTAGGAAAATTAGAACAAAGGTTTTATCGAGGCAAAGATATACCACCACGTAATCTACCAGCAAAATAAGCGATTTTGTTGCTGCTCCATACTTGTTATATGGGAAAATATTAAAAGATTACAATAAAATTCGATAACGAGTATGCCGTCAATTAAGTTGTTGGGAGTAACTCATCAATATGAATTAACTCCACCTGTTACCAACTCCCAACTTCCCGTATTGGTTTTTGTTCATGGCTGGTTGTTAAGCCATCGCTATTGGCAACCTGTCATAGAACTTTTACAGTCAAAATTTCAATGCTTAATTTACGATCTCAGAGGTTTTGGTGACTCATCAGCTAAAACTCTCGAAGATCGAGAACATAGCTATAGTTTGGCTGCTTATGCCAGAGATTTAGAAGATTTACTACAAAAACTAGAGATCGAGCGCGCCTGGATAATCGGACATTCATTAGGTGGCAGTATCGCTCTTTGGGCTGCCAGTCGTTGTCCGCAAAGAGTAAAAGGAGTCATTTGTCTCAATTCTGGTGGGGGAATTTATTTAAAAGAAGACTTCGAGCGGTTTCGTAATGCAGGTAAACAGTTAGTCAAATTTCGCCCTGGCTGGCTCAAATATTTTCCTTTTCTCAGTCTATTATTTGCCCGAATGATGGTTGCCCGTCCTCTGTCTCTTGCCTGGGGTCATCAAAGAATTATTGACTTTACTAAGGCTTCAGAATCAGCGGCTTTAGGAGCATTGTTAAAATCGACCACAGAAGCAGAAGTACATTTATTACCTCGTCTGGTAGCACAATTGGAACAGCCCGTTTACTTTATTGGCGGCGCGAATGACAAGATTATGGAATTTAAATACGTCAATCATTTAGCCAGCTTCCATCATCTTTTTAAACAAGACAGAAGTAATGTCTACGAACTGCCCGAATGCGGTCACTTAGCAATGGTAGAATGCCCAGAAAAAGTTGCGGCGATCGCTACTGAAATTTTAAATAAGCATGGATACTAGTTCTCGCTTTAGATTTTAATAAAGTTTCAAACTGGTTCTACTTCTCTCTCAAGGCTGCTGGTATTGCTCGTCACTGACTGGTTCTAACCACTCGACATTTTTACCATCCAGTTCTTCCTGAATAGCAATATGACTCATAGCGGTTGTGGCGGTCGCACCGTGCCAATGTTTTTGTCCTGGTGGACACCAGACCGAGTCTCCTTCACGCACTTCCACGCGCTCTCCTCCCTCGATCTGCGTCCAGCCAGTACCCGACGTTATGATTAATAGCTGACCCAAGGGATGTCTATGCCAATTACTGCGCGCTCTTGGCTCGAAAGTGACCAGGGCAGAGGTTACACGCGAGGGTTCTCGTGCTTCTAGATGAATCGGTTCGATGCGCGCTTCTCCAGTAAAATACCCTGCTGGTCCTGCAATGGATTCCTGTGCTTCACTCCGTTTAATAATCATTTCTTCCTTTACTTGCTTATCCGAGGCAATGGCAGCCCCACTTAGAAGGATTATTGCCATAGCTGTGGTATTAAATAATTTATTCACGATCGCTTTCCTAATGATGTTTTTATAAAGTTCGTTACCAAGTCTGCGTGGTCGGACCAATGGTAAATTCACTCACGTTTGTGTCTTCTGGTTGGTCGATCGCAAACGCCACAACATTGGCGACTCGCTCGGCTGAAATACCATGCTGCTCGTACAGCGCTGTCATGTTTTCAGCCGTATCTGAGTCGGTAATCCGATCTAACAACTCAGTGTTAATTGCAGCAGGATAAAGTGTCGCAGTGCGAATATTAGTC contains:
- a CDS encoding Gfo/Idh/MocA family protein yields the protein MTSGDRIGVAVIGTGFGKKVHIPGFQNHPRTEIVAVYNPDLGKAKAIADEYKISYAYNKLDKILSLSEVDVVSISTPPFLHYEMAKQALEAGKHVLIEKPMAMDATEVRELYHLARQRNLVAMPDFEFRYVPAWQLLAQHLQDDYVGKKRLIKIDWLVTSRANPDRTWNWYSQKEAGGGALGAVASHSFDYIHWLFGSVSRLNGYLNCAIPERPDKSDDGKMKPVDADDTCLIMLEMADGTPCQLSVSSVTYGGRGHYVEVYGEKGTLVLGSDNLKDYVHGFHLSGAPAGKPLKSIDIPKSMDFPQVFTDGRIAPFIRIVNRLVESIDSGKTLVPSLKEGVYSQLLMDLTHKSHASGGWVDVPELDRFIG
- a CDS encoding Rieske 2Fe-2S domain-containing protein translates to MTTTAIASTNNQLLPGGDESTVFDPKEAWYPIYYLEDLDKSKLAIFTLLETNLVIWWDKSANSWRVFEDRCPHRLAPLSEGRVNERGLLECPYHGWAFAGSGECKFIPQQPETEKRTISSRACATSLPVAIAQGLLFVYPGTPERAEKTPVPIVPPLEEAADEWVCLDTFRDLPYDALTLLENVIDASHIPFTHHKTVSDRANAAAIDLKITESGKHGFRGVWEEGPRKGTLGTQYTTFVAPGLMWHDLTSKKFGRTMTVVYATPISKGKCRLFARFPFKFASPFPRFFIKLSPRWYSHLNQNGVLEDDQIFLHYQERYLAASGGSDNFAKAFYLPTKADLYVSELRQWVNYYHADPFPDAQFSAPLSKEQLLDRFSSHTASCVSCRQALKNIHKLRTIAAAVAILIWAIIPLSLVSLESIPVWSAIGLTSLVLFSSFTWWRLGKLEQRFYRGKDIPPRNLPAK
- a CDS encoding alpha/beta fold hydrolase translates to MPSIKLLGVTHQYELTPPVTNSQLPVLVFVHGWLLSHRYWQPVIELLQSKFQCLIYDLRGFGDSSAKTLEDREHSYSLAAYARDLEDLLQKLEIERAWIIGHSLGGSIALWAASRCPQRVKGVICLNSGGGIYLKEDFERFRNAGKQLVKFRPGWLKYFPFLSLLFARMMVARPLSLAWGHQRIIDFTKASESAALGALLKSTTEAEVHLLPRLVAQLEQPVYFIGGANDKIMEFKYVNHLASFHHLFKQDRSNVYELPECGHLAMVECPEKVAAIATEILNKHGY
- a CDS encoding cupin domain-containing protein, which translates into the protein MIIKRSEAQESIAGPAGYFTGEARIEPIHLEAREPSRVTSALVTFEPRARSNWHRHPLGQLLIITSGTGWTQIEGGERVEVREGDSVWCPPGQKHWHGATATTAMSHIAIQEELDGKNVEWLEPVSDEQYQQP